TCGATCCACATGGATCACCTATGCATCGCAGACCCGTGCAGTCCCAAGAGCCAGCCAGAAATCCTGCCTTTGTCACCATGCACCGCAGACCCGTGCAGTCCCAAGAGCCAGCCAGAAATCCTGCCTTTGTCACCATGCACCGCAGACCCGTGCAGTCCCAAGAGCCAGCCAGAAATCCTGCCTTTGTCACCATGCATCGCAGATCCGTGCAGTCCCAAGAGCCAGCCAGAAACTCTGCCTTCGTCACCTTCGCACCGCCAGCCCTTACACATCCTCTCCCACCACGCCATCCTGTGCGACGTGCGAGAAACTCACAGCAGCCAGACACAGGATTTCTTTGTTCTTCGCACTCCAGACCGTCCACCAACAACTCGCGACTCGACTCCAGACGCCCGGACCTCACACAGTTTCATCGTACGAGTTGCACCGAATCACTCCAAGGGCTAACCACACCGTCATCGCCCCCGTTACATCCAATCACCCCAAGGACTAACCACACCGTCGTCGTTCTTCATGACCGAGAGGTGCGCTCTATTCTTACGCCCAATCCTACCCTGGCCTGCATCTGTCCACTGTGCACGGATCACGCACGCTCAGACCCCATCACAGCACACCCAACCACCCCGCCTTGCCAGATGCACTCAGCCCCAGCTGCTTACTTGCCTCTCTCGTCGCCGTGTCGCGATCCTCTCCCAATAACAATATGTCCTTGCCGAGACTGCGCATCATGGCTGACGTCGCTTGTTCCCATTGGTCAGTTGCCCAAAGGTGCGGTCGACGCCTTGCCTCGAACACGCTGGCGCATCCGCATGATCCACGATTCACCACAGTAACAGTGGATCGCCAGCGCATATTCGATCATAGCAAGGGAGCTCTCACTTACCCTGCCTCTTTGCTAAGGAGCTCGCGATGCAACTCAGCCGCCAGACGGCCTATCTTAAGAGCTGCGCGCCTAGCTGCGCAAACCTCGATACTCCCGCTCTGCGTCGCCCGTGTAACAACATAACCTGGGTCCCGGTACTTGCTGAGGCTCGAGCTTCGGCCGCCTGCATGGAATCTCGACCGTCATGAACATCTCTCGTGTACTGTGTGCCATCTTGGCACCCACTCTTGTATCCGCGGCAGCCTTTGCGATCCCAGAACCAACACAACCTGTTGCTCCAGCAGCAGACAACTGGAGTCCCGCACCAACAGCAGCACCGCAGCTTGGCTTCCACCTCTTCGGCCGCGAAGCTCAGCACGCAAGCCAGGACAACACATGCGGCTACGTCTCCGGGCTGTCGGGTACGTTCCTCAGCCTTGCTGTCCGCAACAGCACTGACTTCCCTAGCATCCTCAATAACATGCCCAAATTCAAAAGCGATATGTGCGACAAACACCTTCTTCGGCGTGCACGGGTGCTGCGATCCCTCCGCCCTCTCCTCGTGCACAATCGCCACGACATGCATCCCGTCGACGGCCATGAGCTCCCTCTGCACAGACGACGCGTGTTCGTCCAACAACGCAATCGCAAAATGCACAGCGCCCGCTAGCCCGGCGTGCTACCGCTGGCTGTTCGCCTACGAGAGCACGACCATGACGCAGCACGGCTGCGCAGCAAGTGGCTTCACCAGCACCGCGCAGCGCAGCTACGGGCCCTCGAGCACCAGCACCCCGAGTCCGCTCGtcgtcaccgtcaccgccTCAGCCACGCCCTCGGCCAGCCCCAGCGCCGACAACGAGCCCAAGCAATCCCTCGGCCCCATCATCGGCGGCACGGTCGGCGGCTGCATCATCGTCTCCCTCGTCGCCCTCGCTGCCTTGTTCatccaccgccgccgccgccgccgcgctGCCAACCACTCCCGCCCACCACCCTCGCGCCCCCACCACAACAGCCCTGAGTTCCACCCCGGCGGCTTCCCCGCCGCCGCGTGGAACGAACAGGACTTCAAGACGTGGCAGCGACCGGACATGCCGTGCTTGGGTGTCAGCGAAGTGCACGGCGAGGACCGCGCCGTCGAGGTTGAAGCGCCGGAGAAGAGCAAGGTGGGGGTTTGGCACGCCTCATGTCCAGCGGCGGCGGTCGAGGTTGAAGCGCTGGGGAGGGAGAAAGGGTGGCGGCCCTGGCAGGGGATCGTCGAAGCGCCTTCGTGATAGCATTCCCTACTTGCAAAACGCTAGGTTAgaattcttctcttctccCTGTAATTCATATCTTTATATGTTTTAGATGTTAGTAAAGTACACACTAAGGACTGTGCAGTAGAGATGAAGGCGCTAGAGAAAAGCAAAGTAGGAGTTGAGCACATATTATATCTAGCAGTAGTAGTTGTAGTTAAGGCGCTAGAGAAGAGTAAGCGCAGCTCTAGTAACGACTCCACAAGCGAGCTGGCCACTCTTACCAAGACTacactaacgtactccacaagcaAGTGGCTCACAAGCAAGTggctcacttttgccaagaaTACACTAACACTACAACTACTTTGTAATATTACAGTACACAGCAGTAatatactatactatatagtatattatactaaccTATAGTACTCTATATATCTTTCTTACgtatttacttattacaccctatcttaCTACACATGCTACAGTGTCTTAAAGTAGTATATGCcctcttctttgccttcttcctatcacTACAGGctttaaactcctttagagcaGTTAGTACTATCACCCCTCTACGCTGACAAGCGTTAATGATCTTGTTTCAGCGCTGCAGTGTTAGGGCAAGCGGAAAGAGCTAGGGCAGTTATATTAGTGACATGAGGAGGCGCGGGTTTAGAGCATAGCACTTCAATATTGTGATTGATTGGAATCAAACAGACAATTCACTTTAGCCTTCTAATAGAGACTTGGCTAGGCTGTTGGAATTTGTTGCATGTACCTCTTCTTTATGCTGTACATTGGCCTTTTTGCTCCTTCACTAACCTATAAGCTTAGGCTTTCTATAAGACGAGATAGTCTTAGGGTCAGAATCCACGAAAGGAGAGGAAAGCCATCTAGGCTACTAGTAAGGGAGAAAAACACCTTATGCGTACCCAACGCCACCATTGACTCTGCGGCTAGTAGTTTTACCCCCACAGGTGCTCTCAAGCGCTTGGAGACTGTTATTGCACATTAGGAACGTTATGCACAGTCCAATGTAAAGCTTTATTTATTGCAGGCACTTAAGGAGGCTTAGTTGGAACTTACTAAGGAAAGGTCATCGACAAGGCTTAGATGAGACGACTCCTGGCACAAGGACTTAAGCCCTATTAAGACCAACTTCCACCTTTACTAACTGTACACTTAAATCTAGAAAACAACACACTCTACAAATAGTTAAAGGAAGCTAGGAAAGAGTACCTAGATAGATATCACAATATAAAGTCTTAGACTAAAGTCTTAGCTAAGAAAAACAGAGCAACAGGATAGTAGGTCCTTAACTGTATGTGGGTATACACATACAAGCTTAACAAGAACTATTACTTTCTAAAGTGTAAGCAAGGCAGGTAGTTAGGTGTGAATAGCAACAAAACATTACATTACAAGACACCTACGCTGCTGCTCTAGCCAGCTAATTGTTCTAAATATTAATGGCTATCGCCGCCTATTGCAACCTGAAACTCAGACAGTGTGATGTAACAAACGCGTTTGTACACGCGTCTATAGACTGCAAAGTGTGAATAAAAATGTCCTGTAGGCATAAAACACCAGGCACGATACTGCAAGTCAACAAAGCATTATACAGCCTGAGAATATCTCCACTTCTATAGCAGAAGGAGTTTATATTCACCCTTCTCCCTCTTAGTTTTAACGTTGTACTACATGAGGCATGCTGCCTAATAAGGAAAGATATTGttatcttcttctacgtTAACGACATCATTGTTGTGTTTGTTAAGGCTGAAGAGCAAGACGCctagtaagtaataaagcTACTGTAAGGAAAGAACACCCTTATAGGTAGAAACAAACTCTAACATTTCCTTAGTATGGAAGTTATTAGAGATTGACCTAATAAACAAATCCGACTCTCCCAGGCCTCCTGAATCAACAAAATTAGTCACCTGGCTGACAAGACGGACATGCGCCATGTTACTCCTATAGCAGTTGTTGAGCTAAAGCCTTATACAGGCATTGCTACTCCTACAGAGATTAACAGGTATTAACGCAAGATTAGATTGCTTTTCTTTACCGCAGTTACTACACAACCAGACATCGCCTTTACGGCCTCAAGACTTGCTCAGCTCCTCATGAATCCAGGAGTAGACTATAACAACGCCGCAGACCGCGTACCAATGTACCTCAGGGACACCTAACAGAGATGACTTCAACTAAGAGGAGGTGAATGCCTAGAAGCAAACGAGCTGGTCTGTTTCTGCCAAGACTACCTACTTCCTCATCAACGCGACATGCCTCAACAGGAAGACGCGCGATTATCTGACAGAGATGGCGGAATTTAGCTTGTCCTTTTTGCCTATACTACACATCGATAGTAAAGCCTTTGAGGTCTGTTTAGCTGGAATCGAGATGAGCTGTTATACGCCTTACCTGGTTTGTTAAACACACTGTTGTCGTACATCAGGAAGCAGTGCGAGGATCGGAAGCAGAGGTTCGGAAGCAGAGGAGCGGAAGCAGAGGTTCGAAAGCAGAGGATCGAAAGCAGAGGATCGAAAGCAGAGGATCGAAAGCAGAGGATCGAAAGCAGAGGATCGAAAGCAGAGGATCGAAAGGCCGAGGTACATCAACTCATCCAACCAGCCACCAAGAAGATgccaaccacaaccacaaccaccaAGACCTCGCACCAAGATTCCGCAACCTCGGTGACCACGCAGCTCGAGCTCAAGCTCTGATGACTTCACAACTCGGCAAGAGCGGTTCGCGCCGCACGTGAACGTCGTAAGCTGTTTCGCTAGCCTTGAGCGATCTTGGCGATGTGACTGACGGAGCTACAAACTGTCTGTGTATAGCTTGCTAGAGGATAATCTGGAATTGATACGAATCGTCCATACATAGTCTACGACAGCTCCTCGCGTTTCCCTATCACGGCAACTGCGCTTGTTAGAACGCCACGTCAATCTTGACATCGTTCAGAGCTCTACTATATTCTCCTTTCGCTCTTATTTTTCTTCATCTTGACAAGTTCTGATTTGTTTTCTTCCTGTTAGCAGAATAGGCTGTGCAATCAAGGATAGAGATTTCAGCAGTGTACAGCGTAGCTACCATAGCTACTGGTCATAATCGAAGAGAATGGGAGTCGGCAAGACCAAGGCTACGAGTATTGTGTACCGAGTATAATTAATCAAATGTGATGTATTGATGTTGCTCTTCTCTTCCTGCTTGTTGGGTAATTGCTTTCCTTGTCCTCTTTTATGCCATCGAGAAGCGTGACCACAGCCGAAGACGAGTAGGTTGGGGGCGCTGGGATCGTTGGGTGAGGAGCGAGGGCTTCACATACACACGAGAAGAGGGGGTGGGATGTGGGATTTGTGTGGGTTGCTGTGTAGTGGTGGGAGGGCTGTGTGGTGGCGTTGATTGGACGTTGGGTTGTAGCTAGAGTAGGATTGCATGGGTTACTTGGTAGGGCTACGGCGATGCGGTGAGTGGGGAATGAACGGTCCTGTATATCGGACTTTAGATTCGCTCGAAGAAAACCACTTTGCTAGCTACGTCTACGCCTACTGGAAACGCTTCTCCGCGGCCTTCCAGTTGATGACGTTCCAGATGGCCTTGAAGTACTCGGCCTTGCGGTTCTGGTAGTCGAGGTAGTAGGCGTGCTCCCAGGCGTCGACGCCCAGGATGGGCTTGAACTGGCCGACGACGGGGTCCTGGTTGGCGTAGGTCTTGATCTGAATGGCGCCCGTCTGCGTGTCCTGCACCAGCCATGCCCAGCCGGAGCCCTGGATGCCGGCGAGGGCCGTGTTGAACTTGTCCTTGAACTGGTCGAGCGAGCCGTACGAGTCGTTGATGGCGCCGGCCAGGGCGCCCGAAGGGGGCTCACCACCGCCCTGAGACGTGGGCGCCAGGTTCTCCCAGAACAGCGAGTGGTTGATGTGGCCGCCGCCGTGGAAGTTGATCAGCGGCTGCAGGGCGATCTGGGCCTTGATGTCGTTCTTGGCCTTTGCTTCGGCGATCTGCTCGCTGAAGTTGTTGTAGCTGGTCACGTAGGTGTTGTGGTGGTTCTTGTGGTGCAGCTCCATGATCTTGCCGGAGATGGAGGGCTCGAGGGCGCCGTAGTCGTCTGGCCGAGTTAGTCAGGGAGACGTAGCGTGGAGACGGCGAGACGCACAGGAGAGGTCGGGCAGGGTAGCCTTTCCACGCACAAAGGTGGTTGCGACGCCGGCGCGAGCCGAGCTCTTGGTGGCAGCGCGGAGGGCCGAGCGCGCGGCAGCGGTGCGGAGGAGGGTCGAGTTCATGTTGAATGAGTTGGTCAAGTGGTGAATGGAGATGGCCAAGTGGTGAAGGAGTTGGTCAAGTGGTGAATGAGTTGGTCAAGTGGTGAATGGAGTTGGCCAAGTGGTGAAGGAGTTGGTCAAATGGTGAAGGAGTTGGTCAAGTGGTGAATGGAGATGGCCAAGTGGTGAAGGAGTTGGTCAAGTGGTGAATGGAGATTGGTCGACTGGTGAACGGAGCTGTCAAGGTCGAACGGTCGAATCGAGATGCAATGATCAATCGCTCACTTCATCAGGACAGGACTGTCGTCATTTTGTCACGTCCGAGCTCGGCGTCCAAGCTCAAGCTGTCGCGCTCGGCGGAGGACCCGGCCAGCCAATGGCAGAGACGAGCACGCGGCTTCCCCAGAAAAACAGGGCAAGGCAAGACGTGCAGCGCAGCATGTGGTGGTAGGCGGGGGAGGCTTGAAGTCTGGACTGCAGCGTCGCTCATCAGGAGATCCGGCAGCTACTCTCAAGACTCACGCCACTCACGCCATGTGCTGGTGGTGGCCCTGTTCCCCGTGTGCTGGCAGCTGGCAGCTCTGTACCGACCGGTAGCTCCTCGCCAGCGCGCGGCCCCGCCATCGCCATGACACCAACATGGCGCCCGTGAATATCGTCCACCTGCCCAACGGCCAGAACCTGACCGTCTCGCCCGTGTTCGGCGGCCTCTTCTTCAAGGCCAACCAGCTGCACAGCGCGCACTCGCCCTTCCCGCCCGGCTGGACCGTCGTGCTGAACTCGGAGGACGACCCCGACCCCGACCCCAACCCCAACCCCAACCCCAACCCCGCCGAGGCCGAGGCAGACGAGGGTGTCGAAGAGACGGGCCTGCCGCGACACGTGCACCGGTACAAGCGCCCCAGCCTGCACGGCGACCACCTCTACATCTCGTCCGTGTCGAACCCCAGCAGCAGCGAGTTCCGGGCGGCCGCCTCGCCCACGCGCCACATGGCCATGATGCTCTGGGCCACGCTGTACTGGTACTTCCACCAGCCCGAGCCGGCGCTGCAGCTCACCAACGCCCGGTCCAGGGCCACGGCCGAGGCCGGGAAGCCCAAGGGCGAGTGGCGCATCCACGTCGACCGCGAGGGCATCTTCAAGGGCCGCGTCGTGCTGCCCAAGCTCGAGCGCATGGGGCTGATCGCGAGCGAGGACTCGACCGTGGGCTGCGCGCAGGAAGAGTGCGCCCACGACGGCTGGACGCACATGTTTGTCAGCCGCAGGAGCTTCTGGCAGCTGGACCCGCGCATTTACCTGTTCACGCTCTCGCCCATGGCCCACTCGCCCTTCTCCTCGGGCTCGCCCTTCTCCTCGCGCCCCTCGTCGCCCGTACCCAAGGCCGAGGACGCGAAAGAGCACCAGCTCGACCCCGCCTCGCCGGGCCTGTGGTCGCCCACCGCGCCGGGGCCCTTCCACTCGAGCTCACACCTGCCCACCTACTACCCCCCGCCGCCGACGCAGTACCTCGTCTCGAGCCACGTCCGCCACCCCGTCCGCCCCAAGCCGCCAAGGCAGGGCGAGGTCCTGTACACCCGCTACGTGCCCAGCGTGGGCCAGTACCTTTCCTTCCGCGTCGCCTCCCTGTCCTCGAAGCCGCTCCGTCACCGTGGCCCA
The Ascochyta rabiei chromosome 9, complete sequence DNA segment above includes these coding regions:
- a CDS encoding Superoxide dismutase, whose translation is MNSTLLRTAAARSALRAATKSSARAGVATTFVRGKATLPDLSYDYGALEPSISGKIMELHHKNHHNTYVTSYNNFSEQIAEAKAKNDIKAQIALQPLINFHGGGHINHSLFWENLAPTSQGGGEPPSGALAGAINDSYGSLDQFKDKFNTALAGIQGSGWAWLVQDTQTGAIQIKTYANQDPVVGQFKPILGVDAWEHAYYLDYQNRKAEYFKAIWNVINWKAAEKRFQ